A region of Hoplias malabaricus isolate fHopMal1 chromosome 12, fHopMal1.hap1, whole genome shotgun sequence DNA encodes the following proteins:
- the LOC136710488 gene encoding SPEG neighbor protein-like: protein MSKFKAAPPPGCTININDTQVQEAAIRIQASYRGHRSRKELREKGPPKFLQELKDVLLVEGSAAKLECRVSAFPDPFIVWLKDGKELKDGPKYRYVFEDPDVVALVVRDGELVDLGRYTVTIKNTFGQTSGSACIIVEVPAKVNKGPDSVKGKRGTMVVLKADISGEPPPDVAWLKDGEDIEEDDRVFFDVGDTSTILTIKNARPSDSGKYEVFVENSLGTDQSFARVDIL from the exons ATGTCCAAATTCAAGGCTGCTCCCCCACCAGGGTGCACCATCAACATTAATGACACTCAAGTACAGGAAGCAGCAATCCGCATCCAGGCCTCATACCGGGGGCATCG GTCAAGAAAGGAGCTTCGTGAAAAGGGTCCGCCGAAGTTTCTGCAGGAGTTGAAGGATGTGCTCCTGGTGGAGGGCAGTGCTGCGAAGCTGGAGTGCAGAGTCAGCGCTTTCCCAGACCCCTTCATTGTGTGGCTGAAAGATGGAAAAGAGCTGAAAGACGGACCCAAATATCGCTATGTGTTTGAGGACCCTGATGTTGTAGCTCTCGTGGTGCGTGATGGGGAGCTGGTTGACCTTGGCAGATATACCGTGACCATCAAAAACACCTTTGGCCAGACGTCTGGCTCTGCTTGCATCATAGTGGAGG TTCCTGCTAAAGTCAATAAGGGTCCAGACAGCGTGAAAGGAAAGAGAGGGACTATGGTGGTCCTGAAGGCGGACATCAGTGGGGAACCACCCCCTGACGTGGCCTGGCTAAAGGATGGTGAAGATATAGAAGAAGATGACAG AGTATTCTTTGATGTAGGAGACACCAGCACGATTCTGACCATCAAAAACGCAAGGCCATCAGACTCAGGAAAGTACGAGGTGTTTGTGGAAAACAGTCTCGGAACGGACCAGTCTTTTGCTCGAGTGGACATCCTGTGA